TTTATATCCCTAATAAGTGTAGTTGATTTTATTGTAGTGCATCAAATGATTTATTCAATCACAATCATATATTTTGTAATGTTTTTCTATGTATCAATTATTCCGTACACTTTCTTTGAATTAGTTAGGTTAAAATTTCAGATTTAATCTACATAAAAAGACCTTCTGATGGAAATGTGTACATCATACTTCGATAATCTgaaaatttcatgtcatatgaatcaattttttttttttttttttttttctgtaatcCATCCACCCCCACAGGACCCAGATGTCAGGCCACTCTCTGAGCTTGATTCAAGCACTCTGATGGATCTTCTCCCTGAACTTCCATTCTGGGTGAAAAATCCCAACTACGATCGAGTAAGTATCACTTTTTGATCTTACATATAATCATAATCATGATTTTGGTTGTCTTTCTTATACGTTTGTGTTTATGCAGGTAGACTGGCTAAACAAGTTTATCTTGAATATGTGGCCTTACCTTGATAAGGTGATTCCATTAGCTCAACAGGTTTCAATcctttaaaaattgaaatattgagCTTCAGGCTGTTTCAATGTACAGGCAATTTGTGACACAATTAGATACATGGCACAGCCCATATTTGATGAATACATTGGGAAGTATCAGATTGAAGCAATTGAGTTTGAGAAGCTAAGTCTTGGAACCCTTCCTCCTATACTTCATGGTGAGTATGCTCTGGGTTCATCTACTTGTTGACTGAATAGTTTTTTTGAGTCCAAAAAGTTTCATTGGGTTAGTTTCGTGTCTAGCATGCTCAAGCAGACAACAAAGAAATGAATATTTGGTCTCAATTTCCAACATAATAGTAgagattatgtttgatttctcaGTGAGACTGctttagtttgtttgatttttcagTTTGGTTTCCTTTACAAATTGGCAGGTATTAAGGTGTATGAGACTAATGAGAAGGAGTTAGCCATGGAACCAGCGATCAAATGGGCTGGCAATCCCAACATAATTTTGGTGCTAAAATGGTTGCCTTTCCGAATTACAATTCAGGTCAGAAGAGCCTAAACACAATCCTTAACAGCAGAATGTGTGTTTTTAGCTCGTATAAATAGAGAATGTATCTCTCTTTTCTGCCGGAAGATTGATTATGCTTGTTCTCAGTTAGTGGATTTACAAATATTTGCTGCACCGCGGATAACTTTGAAACCTCTTGTGCCTACCTTTCCATGTTTTGCAAGCCTAGTGCTATCTTTGATGGAGAAGGTAAGCAGAAACTTTGTTCCCTTTCTGGGTGAATGGacttacaacaatttttttttttttttttccattctttttgTTTACTTGCAGCCACATGTAGACTTTGGGTTGAAGATACTGGGAGGGGACATCATGTCCATACCTGGCCTTTATCGGTTTGTTCAGGTGCTGCATTGATAAACTTTATTGGGAAATTAGGATGTTGAAACTCAGTTTATATGTGATAATCCCACATCAGATAGGGGAAAAAGATCCAAGcactacatatatatatatatatatatatatatatatatatatatatatatatatatatatatatatatatatatatggctcctcttaaccttgtaaatgcattttaaagccGTGAAGGCCCCTTTGGAGCCAAAATGGATAATATCCACACAGTTGGGAATAGGTTATTACATTACATTGACTAACGATTGTGGGAACTTTCAGGAAACCATCAAAAGAGAAGTGGCAAAGCTCTATCTATGGCCTCAAACTCTTGAAATACCCATTCTTGATGCTGCAACGTAAGCTCATACGAGATATGTAATACAACCTATCTTGATTTCTAAGTGAGCTACTTTTTGAAAGTTTCCTGGTTTTGTAGTTTTCTTGTTATGTAAGTGCATGCTTTTAAAGCTAAATGCAGGATGATTTTCTCAAAAGGTTGGGTAGTCGCCTTAGTTATGTAACCTTATGTTAGAATGCTTCAGTCTGTTTGTTTTGAATGAGATTTATCAGAACATGAAAATTAGGCTGTTAAACTATTTGAGTCTAATACTTCTCATTGGGTGTTTATGAATCTAATCTATTTTCTGTTGATAGAGGTGCCATTAAGAAGCCTGTGGGAATACTACATGTGAAGGTTGTTCGAGCACTCAAACTATTGAAGATGGACTTCTTGGGTTCATCTGATCCTTACGTTAAGCTCAGCCTTAGTGGAGAAAGGCTTCCAGCAAAGAAAACTACTGTCAAGAGGAAGAACTTGAACCCTGAGTGGAATGAGAAGTTTAAGCTCATAGTGAGGGATCCCCAGGCTCAAGTTCTTCAGCTCTATGTTTATGACTGGGACAAGGTTATCTCctgtttcttcattttttattgctTCATATAAAGGATTTCCAAAATTATCAATGAAGTCAATGAGAAAAAGGTATCAAAAAGGTCATTTGTGCTTTCAAATCGGTGTTGCTGGTGATACCATTTTCAGCCTTAAGCTAGGACCAAACCTTTGAATGTGCACaatattagaattttctttAAGATCATCATTGTTGAAGTGATTCATAGAAAAAGGCAGAGAGCACACCTGCATTTTCAGACAAGCTCGAGCCATAGAAGTAATTCCGATTTACAGTTCCTTCCCTATAGCTAGACTTCACCCCAAGCTAAAGAGAGGTTATTCTGTTGGCTTTTAATTtgggaaagaaaattgaattcCCCTTTTTGGCTCTTATTCACAGGTGGGGGCACATGACAAGTTGGGAATGCAATTAGTTCCTCTGAAACTGTTAACACCCCATGAGACACAGGAATTTACACTGGATTTGTTCAAGAACACAAATCTTAGCGATCCACAACAGAAGCAAAGAGGTAAAATTGTGGTGGAGCTGACCTTTGATCCTTTTAAAGAAGACCATGAGTGTTACAGTGGGCCTTTGGATGGATATGGAAGGAAGGAAAGCAGAATATCAAGGACATCAGACGATGACACCCCAAGCGGAGCAGGTTTACTTTTGGTCACAATCCAAGGAGCTGAGGATGTAGAGGGCCAGCGCCACAATAACCCTTATGCTGTAATCCTTTTCagaggagaaaagaagaaaacaaaggtgGCAAAATATATTATCagcatgtttttgttttagacTTCCAGTTTATTTACCCTGATTTTTGTACACCTTCAGATGATGAAGAAGACTCGTGACCCGCAATGGAATGAAGAATTCCAATTCATGCTTGAAGAGCCTCCTCTGAGCGAGAAGATCCATATTCAAGTAATAAGCCAGCGATCAGGAATCGGTTTTAGGTCAAAGGTATTGTCATCATATTTCTAAATCTATAATTCTACTTCCCCCTCCCTCCATTAAGCTTTAGCTGTGGAAGTACTGTCTTCTTGTAGGAGTCAATGGGGCATGTGGACATTGATCTTACAGACGTTGTGCATAATGGGCGCATCAACCACAAATATCATCTCATCAATTCTAAGAATGGACAAATACACCTTGAGATAAAGTGGAAGATGATCTGAGAATTGGAACCAGCACACAATGAAATCTCCTTTAGCTTCTATCAGCTCATCGATACAGCTTTTCTACCTCCATACATGGAATGCTGAAGATTAATACAACCAAGAAATTTACGAGGAAAATGATGTATACCCaacttcataatattttttaaaagaagggAAGAATCCAAGTATCATAAGTTTAAGTTGATGgacattcatttttttatcttcttgaaAACGTTTTGCAACTTGTTTTACTGTCTTCATCTTTCAAAGGATTATGGATAAAGAAATAGGAGTATAGCAGCTTGTATAGAAGAATCTTATATGTATTGATGGTCTTGTATCTGTGGAATGAAGAAACAAATTTTATGTTGGAACTCACACGACTGGCAATTGAtgatatttttgctaaaataataCTTTATTGCATTCTACTATTCAACATAATAATAAACTTGATTATAATAAACTAATCATACTTGCACTAGGACTCCAATTTCTATTAGACCAAAAGTTTTAATTAACATAGaacttaaataaataacaattcctAATGTTtctcaaatttctaaaattcttttaatttgacTTTAAGTCAGATTATAATTTCAATAGTTCCTTTAAGACGAGTTGTAAAGTCAATCACACCAAACATCATATTCAACTTCTCGAACACATCCGTCTTTAATGACTTTGTAAAAATATCCACAACTTGATCTTCTGATTTACAAAACTCAAGTTCGATCTCTTCATTTTTCACGAATTCcctaatatgataaaatttgatgTTTATGTGTTTGCTTTTACCATAAAATATTAGATTCTTTGTCAATGCAATAACAGATTTATTATCATACAAAATCTTTGTAAGACCCTTTTGTTCATACTTCAATTCACTAAGCATCCTGTGAAGCCAAATTGTTTGACATGCTGTAGAAGTCACTATCATGTATTTAACTTCTATAGTTGATAATGCTACAACTTATTGTTGGTAGGAATACCCAAATCGCTCCATTCCCTGTCCCTAAATCTCATAAGGTGCATGTAAACTATCTTAGgtttctctaaatctatcgtaATAAAAACATATGGCTATAAAAActatattagaataaaaatttagagaaacAATGCTCATACCTAAATTTAGATGTTTCCAGATCTATTCTTTATTGTGAAGAACATGCTTGAAAGTCTCGTACACCTAAGATTTTTCACTCGATGACTCAAACCACGATCTTGGTACTCCAAAGTGTGGGTTTTGGAAAGAATGAAGTTTttgctctctctttctctctctttaaaGGTGGAAGAAGGCTCTCaccaaaaaattatggaaaccctaatccctaaggggtatttatatgGTTCtcttactaggcttaagtgacttaagctcaACAAGGtttgggttacttaatctagtccaaaacgggtcataattgattaattaatacatAGGatcatcaaatcaatcaattaacCTAATCCAAAGACATTGTTCACTATCCCTTATGCAATT
This DNA window, taken from Vitis riparia cultivar Riparia Gloire de Montpellier isolate 1030 chromosome 13, EGFV_Vit.rip_1.0, whole genome shotgun sequence, encodes the following:
- the LOC117927508 gene encoding synaptotagmin-3 isoform X3, which gives rise to MGFLSSLLDIVGFGIGIPFGLLVGFFLFVYSQPKDVQDPDVRPLSELDSSTLMDLLPELPFWVKNPNYDRVDWLNKFILNMWPYLDKAICDTIRYMAQPIFDEYIGKYQIEAIEFEKLSLGTLPPILHGIKVYETNEKELAMEPAIKWAGNPNIILVLKWLPFRITIQPHVDFGLKILGGDIMSIPGLYRFVQETIKREVAKLYLWPQTLEIPILDAATGAIKKPVGILHVKVVRALKLLKMDFLGSSDPYVKLSLSGERLPAKKTTVKRKNLNPEWNEKFKLIVRDPQAQVLQLYVYDWDKVGAHDKLGMQLVPLKLLTPHETQEFTLDLFKNTNLSDPQQKQRGKIVVELTFDPFKEDHECYSGPLDGYGRKESRISRTSDDDTPSGAGLLLVTIQGAEDVEGQRHNNPYAVILFRGEKKKTKMMKKTRDPQWNEEFQFMLEEPPLSEKIHIQVISQRSGIGFRSKESMGHVDIDLTDVVHNGRINHKYHLINSKNGQIHLEIKWKMI
- the LOC117927508 gene encoding synaptotagmin-3 isoform X2 gives rise to the protein MGFLSSLLDIVGFGIGIPFGLLVGFFLFVYSQPKDVQDPDVRPLSELDSSTLMDLLPELPFWVKNPNYDRVDWLNKFILNMWPYLDKAICDTIRYMAQPIFDEYIGKYQIEAIEFEKLSLGTLPPILHGIKVYETNEKELAMEPAIKWAGNPNIILVLKWLPFRITIQLVDLQIFAAPRITLKPLVPTFPCFASLVLSLMEKPHVDFGLKILGGDIMSIPGLYRFVQETIKREVAKLYLWPQTLEIPILDAATGAIKKPVGILHVKVVRALKLLKMDFLGSSDPYVKLSLSGERLPAKKTTVKRKNLNPEWNEKFKLIVRDPQAQVLQLYVYDWDKVGAHDKLGMQLVPLKLLTPHETQEFTLDLFKNTNLSDPQQKQRGKIVVELTFDPFKEDHECYSGPLDGYGRKESRISRTSDDDTPSGAGLLLVTIQGAEDVEGQRHNNPYAVILFRGEKKKTKMMKKTRDPQWNEEFQFMLEEPPLSEKIHIQVISQRSGIGFRSKESMGHVDIDLTDVVHNGRINHKYHLINSKNGQIHLEIKWKMI
- the LOC117927508 gene encoding synaptotagmin-3 isoform X1 produces the protein MGFLSSLLDIVGFGIGIPFGLLVGFFLFVYSQPKDVQDPDVRPLSELDSSTLMDLLPELPFWVKNPNYDRVDWLNKFILNMWPYLDKAICDTIRYMAQPIFDEYIGKYQIEAIEFEKLSLGTLPPILHGIKVYETNEKELAMEPAIKWAGNPNIILVLKWLPFRITIQLVDLQIFAAPRITLKPLVPTFPCFASLVLSLMEKVSRNFVPFLGEWTYNNFFFFFSILFVYLQPHVDFGLKILGGDIMSIPGLYRFVQETIKREVAKLYLWPQTLEIPILDAATGAIKKPVGILHVKVVRALKLLKMDFLGSSDPYVKLSLSGERLPAKKTTVKRKNLNPEWNEKFKLIVRDPQAQVLQLYVYDWDKVGAHDKLGMQLVPLKLLTPHETQEFTLDLFKNTNLSDPQQKQRGKIVVELTFDPFKEDHECYSGPLDGYGRKESRISRTSDDDTPSGAGLLLVTIQGAEDVEGQRHNNPYAVILFRGEKKKTKMMKKTRDPQWNEEFQFMLEEPPLSEKIHIQVISQRSGIGFRSKESMGHVDIDLTDVVHNGRINHKYHLINSKNGQIHLEIKWKMI